The proteins below are encoded in one region of Pygocentrus nattereri isolate fPygNat1 chromosome 13, fPygNat1.pri, whole genome shotgun sequence:
- the LOC108414698 gene encoding voltage-dependent anion-selective channel protein 2-like, which produces MAVPPAYADLGKSAKDIFNKGYGFGLVKLDVKTKSANGVEFKTSGSSNIDTTKVNANLETKYKWDEYGLTFTEKWNTDNTLGTEITVEDQITKGLKLAFDTTFSPNTGKKSGKVKTAYKREFLNVGCDVDFDFAGPTIHAAGVLGYEGWLAGYQMTFDSAKSKMTRNNFAIGYKTGDFQLHTNVNDGSEFGGSVYQKVNGNLETAVNLAWTAGNNSTRFGIAAKYQLDSSASISAKVNNSSLVGVGYTQTLRPGVKLTLSALVDGKSFNSGGHKLGLGLELEA; this is translated from the exons ATGGCTGTTCCTCCAGCGTACGCTGACCTCGGCAAATCTGCAAAGGACATTTTCAATAAGGGATATG GCTTTGGGCTGGTGAAGCTCGACGTGAAGACCAAGTCAGCGAATGGAGTG GAGTTCAAGACATCCGGCTCGTCTAACATAGACACCACCAAAGTGAACGCTAACCTGGAGACCAAGTACAAATGGGACGAGTACGGCCTCACCTTCACCGAGAAATGGAACACGGACAACACACTCGGCACCGAGATCACCGTCGAGGACCAG ATCACTAAAGGACTGAAGTTGGCCTTTGACACGACGTTCTCTCCAAACACAGG AAAGAAGAGCGGGAAGGTGAAGACGGCCTATAAGCGCGAGTTCCTCAACGTGGGCTGTGATGTTGATTTTGACTTCGCCGGTCCCACCATCCACGCGGCCGGCGTTCTGGGCTACGAGGGCTGGCTCGCCGGCTACCAGATGACCTTTGACAGTGCCAAATCCAAAATGACCCGCAACAACTTCGCCATTGGCTACAAGACCGGAGACTTTCAGCTGCACACCAATGT TAATGATGGCTCTGAGTTCGGAGGCTCTGTCTATCAGAAGGTCAACGGTAATTTGGAGACGGCGGTTAATCTGGCCTGGACCGCCGGCAACAACAGCACACGCTTCGGCATCGCAGCCAAATACCAGCTGGACTCCAGCGCCTCCATCAGC GCTAAAGTGAACAACTCCAGTCTGGTGGGAGTGGGCTACACGCAGACCCTCAGGCCAG ggGTGAAGCTGACTCTCTCTGCTCTGGTGGACGGAAAAAGCTTCAACTCCGGAGGACACAAACTGGGCCTGGGGCTGGAGCTGGAAGCATAA